A region from the Desulfitobacterium dehalogenans ATCC 51507 genome encodes:
- a CDS encoding O-methyltransferase: MFYAFELEQFLGDLLPMRDELFLEMEDQALKETIPVVTPPVGNFLSWLVKVSGASQILEVGTAIGYSTLWLAKGLEGREGKIVTLDMNMDRATRAMEYFRRGGVAEKIQVVMGDARKILKDFPKGEFNFIFVDAAKGEYLDYLELVTPLLGNGGIMVVDNVLFRGWVVPGSEYAPKYERMVSHLREFLKLLTQNPELQTSILPLGDGLAVSVRKSP; this comes from the coding sequence GTGTTTTATGCTTTTGAATTAGAGCAATTTCTCGGTGATCTGTTGCCTATGCGGGATGAATTATTCCTGGAGATGGAAGATCAGGCGCTCAAGGAGACGATTCCGGTGGTAACTCCCCCTGTGGGGAATTTTTTGTCCTGGCTAGTTAAGGTCAGCGGAGCATCCCAAATCCTTGAAGTGGGAACAGCCATCGGCTATTCTACCCTGTGGCTGGCTAAGGGGTTGGAGGGGCGAGAAGGAAAGATTGTAACCCTTGATATGAACATGGATCGGGCCACTCGGGCTATGGAGTATTTTAGGCGTGGAGGGGTAGCGGAGAAGATTCAGGTGGTCATGGGAGATGCACGAAAGATTTTGAAGGATTTTCCAAAAGGCGAATTTAATTTTATTTTTGTGGATGCGGCCAAAGGAGAATACCTTGATTATTTAGAGCTGGTAACTCCCTTGTTAGGTAATGGGGGTATTATGGTAGTGGATAATGTCCTGTTTCGGGGTTGGGTGGTACCCGGTTCCGAATATGCTCCGAAATATGAGCGTATGGTCAGCCATTTGCGGGAATTTTTAAAGCTGTTAACCCAGAATCCGGAATTGCAAACCAGCATTCTGCCTTTAGGGGATGGACTCGCCGTAAGCGTTCGCAAATCTCCTTAA